A DNA window from Phaeobacter sp. A36a-5a contains the following coding sequences:
- a CDS encoding Lrp/AsnC family transcriptional regulator has translation MQIDFPGMDRFDQAILEALGEDGRMSIADLARRIGLSKTPTQARLRRLETEGFITGYRALIDPIRLGLDHVAFVEVKLTDTREEALAKFNAALARVPEIEQAHLMASHFDYLLKVRTRSMSAYRAVLGEKISALPHVASTSTYVAMQAVIEDSAVLP, from the coding sequence ATGCAAATAGACTTTCCGGGCATGGATCGGTTCGATCAGGCGATTCTGGAGGCGCTTGGAGAGGATGGCCGCATGTCCATCGCGGATCTGGCGCGGCGGATCGGCCTGTCCAAAACGCCGACACAGGCGCGGCTGCGGCGGTTGGAGACCGAGGGCTTCATTACAGGCTATCGGGCGCTGATCGATCCGATCCGGCTGGGCCTGGATCACGTCGCCTTTGTCGAGGTGAAGCTGACCGATACCCGAGAGGAGGCGCTGGCGAAATTCAATGCGGCGCTGGCGCGGGTGCCCGAGATCGAACAGGCCCATCTGATGGCCTCGCATTTTGACTATCTGCTGAAAGTTCGGACGCGATCCATGTCGGCCTATCGCGCCGTGCTGGGCGAGAAGATATCGGCGCTGCCGCATGTGGCGTCGACCTCAACCTATGTGGCGATGCAGGCAGTGATCGAGGATAGCGCGGTGCTGCCGTGA
- a CDS encoding tetratricopeptide repeat protein: MRQFWIAPFLGLCFAAAAPLAQAERAGRVPLLADSASCPAAPDHQGAVDLLIGRVQAAPDEASAQQISNQFWQYWADAPNAQAQALLDRGMTRRSAFDFLGALEAFDRLVAYCPDYAEGYNQRAFVHYLRRDFGAALTDLDRAIALSPRHVAALSGRALSLYGLSRLTEARQALEQALALNPWLPERHLVAPGGPLAPEGAGPTTPEVDL; the protein is encoded by the coding sequence ATGCGACAGTTCTGGATTGCCCCGTTTCTTGGTCTTTGTTTCGCTGCGGCTGCGCCCCTCGCTCAGGCAGAGAGGGCAGGGCGGGTGCCGTTACTCGCTGACAGTGCAAGCTGCCCGGCGGCGCCGGATCATCAGGGCGCTGTAGACCTGCTGATCGGCCGTGTGCAGGCCGCCCCTGATGAAGCGTCAGCGCAGCAGATCTCCAACCAGTTCTGGCAATATTGGGCAGATGCACCCAATGCGCAGGCGCAGGCGCTGCTGGATCGGGGGATGACCCGGCGCTCGGCCTTTGACTTTCTCGGTGCACTGGAGGCATTTGACAGGTTGGTCGCCTACTGCCCGGATTACGCCGAGGGCTACAATCAGCGCGCTTTTGTCCATTATCTGCGGCGGGATTTTGGCGCGGCGCTAACGGATCTGGATCGCGCAATCGCCCTGTCGCCGCGTCATGTTGCGGCGCTGAGTGGTCGGGCGCTGTCGCTTTACGGGTTGTCGCGCCTGACGGAGGCGCGCCAGGCGCTGGAGCAGGCGCTGGCGCTCAATCCTTGGCTGCCGGAGCGGCATCTGGTGGCGCCGGGTGGTCCATTGGCACCGGAAGGGGCAGGCCCGACGACGCCTGAAGTGGACCTGTGA
- a CDS encoding glycosyltransferase family 2 protein yields MSFTLVATAKNEGPSILEWVAYHKMIGFQNIIIYQNDSDDFTDEILKTLRDLGEISYFYNRAERGRHQVKAYKRAARQPEFRDARWVLALDLDEFLVVHTGAGTVGDLIDAVPDCDQIMVNWKKFGSAGSATLSEQLVVETFLLAEDDDRVATHLTPFKTMFDPAAHERCGIHRPNGAKLPDDQIRICNGSGLPSSAYEHRNFRAKDPSLRALAQINHYITKDAASFVLKSHRGSAHQANRLIDRKYWLRRNHNVQADTRLAAKADRIRAGMAALDVASGGRLFDLRSKAIALHRARFEALMKEAAYRELYEFCLENQMLPTGG; encoded by the coding sequence TTGTCTTTTACGCTGGTTGCGACTGCCAAGAATGAAGGGCCCTCGATCCTGGAATGGGTCGCCTACCACAAGATGATCGGGTTTCAGAACATCATCATCTACCAGAACGACTCTGATGATTTTACAGATGAAATTCTGAAAACTCTGCGCGATCTCGGTGAAATTTCCTATTTCTACAATCGGGCTGAACGCGGGCGACATCAGGTCAAAGCCTACAAACGTGCCGCGCGCCAGCCGGAGTTCCGGGATGCGCGATGGGTCCTTGCGCTTGATCTTGACGAGTTTCTCGTCGTTCACACTGGCGCGGGAACCGTCGGCGATCTCATTGATGCCGTGCCGGACTGCGACCAGATCATGGTGAACTGGAAGAAGTTTGGCAGCGCAGGCAGTGCAACTCTGTCGGAGCAGCTGGTGGTGGAGACCTTTTTGCTGGCCGAGGATGACGACCGGGTTGCTACGCATCTGACACCGTTCAAGACGATGTTTGATCCTGCTGCTCATGAGCGGTGCGGCATCCACAGGCCAAATGGCGCGAAGCTTCCCGATGATCAGATCAGAATTTGCAATGGATCCGGCCTGCCGAGCAGCGCCTACGAACATCGCAATTTCAGGGCTAAGGATCCCAGCCTGCGCGCGCTGGCCCAGATCAACCACTATATCACCAAGGACGCGGCGAGTTTTGTTCTGAAGTCGCACCGCGGCAGTGCCCATCAGGCGAACCGGCTGATTGATCGCAAATACTGGCTGCGCCGCAATCACAATGTTCAGGCCGACACACGGCTTGCGGCCAAGGCTGATAGAATCAGGGCGGGTATGGCCGCATTGGATGTGGCGTCGGGCGGGCGGTTGTTTGACCTGCGCAGCAAGGCCATCGCGCTGCATCGCGCCCGGTTTGAGGCGTTGATGAAAGAGGCCGCCTATCGCGAACTCTATGAGTTCTGTCTGGAAAATCAGATGCTGCCGACAGGCGGCTGA
- a CDS encoding ATP-binding protein: MSFRPKAWIQALNNRTYLPTLVAFVVIVAAGLSAESQNDTIYEQKLRADVQYEAGLIRARIEGNLSADIQLVRGLQAVLSTEPDMTQRRFAELASQLIADEASLRNIAAAPDLVIRLMYPIAGNEAAIGLDYRKNEAQRAAALRARDSGDLVLAGPVNLLQGGRGMIARFPIFAGPQATRSFWGILSAVIDVDAIYTQGGLNNPDLMIDVALVGKDGRGAEGEQFYGDPSILKDNPVLMDIVLPVGTWQLAARPKGGWPAHADNQWQLRFTVLLAGAFILFPTALAGRLSAARRSVIQTLKRRERDLEALSRRLEMAVETSKIGIWEIDETSDNALWDRRMRELYGDPAEAGEVPLSLWRSFLHAKDRDRVISGFQEALRNGNNHSVDFCIELKDGTHKNIRAMGCSFRDRRGRNRMIGVEWDVTRDVELNNELKRANQQLTHRNAQLTQAKQSAEKADQAKTEFLANMSHEIRTPMNGIIGMSDILAESPLSEEQEQCVETIRDSSVALLKIIHDILDLSRLEAGKMEISTVDFNLRKCVDGAVDVLRPKLREKGLSFTLSFAHDLPEQVHGDDGRLRQILVNLLSNAVKFTHDGSVALHVSRGAKDPYHLFIDVVDTGIGISEDQAKHVFERFSQADAATTRHYGGTGLGLTISNILAQRMGGGISLQSSAGNGACFRLEIHLSAARTAPIVPPQISRETSQPQLGPGVLLLADDNRTNRLLILKFLADTPLKVIEAENGREAVDMCRDHQPAIILMDMSMPEVDGLTATRQIRASDMAQPAIIALTANAFDSDRRACLDAGMDRFLQKPIRKPLLLETIAAVQAERAAPQDQTKDGTNS, encoded by the coding sequence ATGAGTTTTCGGCCCAAAGCATGGATCCAGGCGCTGAACAATCGGACCTATCTTCCGACCCTGGTCGCCTTTGTGGTGATCGTGGCGGCCGGGCTGTCTGCCGAGTCCCAGAATGACACAATCTATGAACAGAAGCTGCGCGCGGATGTTCAATATGAGGCGGGGCTGATCCGCGCCCGGATCGAGGGAAACCTGTCAGCCGATATCCAGCTTGTGCGCGGGCTGCAGGCGGTCCTCTCGACCGAACCCGACATGACGCAGCGGCGCTTTGCCGAGCTGGCGTCACAACTGATTGCTGATGAAGCAAGTCTGCGCAACATCGCCGCGGCGCCGGATCTGGTGATCCGCCTGATGTATCCGATTGCGGGTAACGAGGCTGCAATTGGCTTGGACTACCGCAAGAATGAAGCCCAGCGTGCTGCGGCGCTCCGCGCACGCGACAGCGGCGACCTTGTCCTTGCCGGACCGGTCAACCTGCTGCAGGGCGGTCGCGGTATGATCGCCCGCTTTCCGATCTTCGCGGGCCCGCAAGCGACCAGATCATTCTGGGGCATTCTCTCGGCGGTGATTGATGTCGATGCCATCTATACCCAAGGAGGGCTCAACAACCCGGATCTTATGATCGACGTGGCGCTGGTCGGCAAAGACGGCAGGGGCGCCGAGGGCGAGCAGTTCTACGGTGACCCGAGCATACTGAAGGACAACCCGGTCCTGATGGACATTGTCCTGCCCGTAGGCACCTGGCAGCTGGCTGCCCGGCCCAAAGGTGGCTGGCCCGCCCATGCAGACAACCAGTGGCAACTGCGGTTCACCGTTCTGCTGGCTGGCGCCTTCATTCTGTTTCCAACCGCGCTCGCCGGTCGCCTGTCCGCAGCGCGGCGTTCGGTGATCCAGACACTCAAACGGCGCGAACGTGATCTGGAGGCGCTCTCGCGCCGTCTCGAAATGGCTGTTGAAACCTCGAAAATCGGCATCTGGGAAATAGACGAGACTTCTGACAACGCCCTCTGGGACCGCCGGATGCGTGAACTCTACGGGGACCCTGCCGAAGCCGGTGAAGTGCCTTTGTCGCTCTGGCGATCGTTTCTGCACGCCAAGGATCGCGATCGCGTTATTAGCGGCTTCCAGGAGGCGCTACGCAATGGCAACAACCACTCGGTCGATTTCTGCATCGAGCTGAAAGATGGCACTCATAAGAATATCCGGGCCATGGGCTGTTCGTTCCGTGATCGACGGGGGCGCAACCGGATGATCGGTGTCGAATGGGATGTCACCCGCGATGTTGAGTTGAACAACGAGTTGAAGCGCGCGAACCAGCAGCTGACCCATCGCAACGCCCAGCTCACCCAGGCCAAACAATCCGCCGAAAAGGCCGATCAGGCAAAAACCGAATTCCTCGCCAATATGAGCCACGAGATCCGCACGCCGATGAATGGGATCATCGGCATGTCCGACATCCTCGCTGAGAGCCCGCTGTCGGAGGAACAGGAGCAATGTGTCGAAACCATTCGGGATTCCTCAGTCGCGCTGTTGAAAATCATCCACGACATCCTGGATCTGTCCCGGCTCGAGGCCGGAAAGATGGAAATCAGCACGGTCGATTTCAACCTGCGCAAATGCGTCGACGGCGCCGTCGATGTGCTCAGGCCGAAGCTGCGCGAAAAGGGGCTATCCTTTACCCTGAGCTTTGCCCATGACCTGCCCGAACAGGTCCATGGCGATGACGGTCGGCTGCGCCAGATCCTGGTCAACCTGCTGAGCAATGCGGTGAAATTCACCCACGATGGCAGTGTCGCCCTGCACGTCAGTCGCGGTGCAAAGGATCCCTATCATCTTTTTATCGACGTGGTGGACACCGGCATTGGCATCTCCGAAGATCAGGCCAAACACGTATTTGAGCGGTTTTCGCAGGCCGATGCCGCAACCACACGCCACTATGGCGGAACCGGTCTGGGGCTGACCATCTCCAATATCCTCGCACAGCGCATGGGCGGCGGTATCAGCCTGCAATCCAGCGCCGGCAACGGCGCCTGCTTCCGCTTGGAAATCCACCTTTCAGCTGCCCGCACGGCCCCCATCGTCCCGCCCCAGATCAGCCGGGAAACCTCCCAGCCGCAGCTTGGTCCGGGGGTATTGCTGCTGGCTGATGACAATCGCACCAACCGCCTGCTGATCCTGAAATTCCTGGCCGACACGCCGCTGAAGGTGATCGAAGCCGAAAATGGACGCGAAGCGGTAGATATGTGCCGCGACCATCAACCCGCCATCATCCTGATGGATATGTCGATGCCCGAGGTCGATGGCCTGACTGCAACCCGCCAGATCCGCGCCAGCGACATGGCCCAGCCCGCGATCATCGCATTGACGGCCAATGCGTTTGACAGCGATCGCCGCGCCTGCCTGGATGCCGGGATGGACCGTTTTCTGCAAAAACCGATCCGCAAGCCGCTGCTGCTGGAAACCATCGCCGCCGTGCAAGCCGAACGCGCGGCACCGCAGGATCAGACCAAGGACGGCACCAACTCCTGA
- a CDS encoding methyl-accepting chemotaxis protein, translated as MFFKKDAKKKSAESTMQQSVMDMIDRTQAMIQFEPDGTIIEANANFLGAIGYPLEEIQGKHHSMFVDPDYVRSEAYTAFWRDLAAGKAFTDQFPRVAKSGKTIWIQATYAPVLDSEGKTIRVIKLASDITARQNCVEEISRGLEALSDGDLSYRVPTSDLPDMRVLCDAFNKAQDTLMGAVETVKAVAEAVGSTASEISQSSSELSHRTETQAATLEETAAAIEELTSTVRSAADGAREVEEIVSNARVTAEESGEVVNSAVTAMSQIEESSGKISQIISVIDDIAFQTNLLALNAGVEAARAGEAGRGFAVVASEVRALAQRSSDAAGEIKQLITESSQYVGNGVKLVSRAGEELQKIIGSVSTISGHVSQIATGAAEQSVTLVEINTGVSQLDQVTQHNAAMVEEATAASQTLSNDANELTRQISIFKTGSGGQNIVSFANGGAGGYGARATG; from the coding sequence ATGTTTTTCAAGAAAGACGCAAAGAAGAAGTCGGCAGAGTCGACGATGCAGCAGTCGGTCATGGACATGATCGACCGGACGCAGGCGATGATCCAGTTTGAACCTGATGGGACCATCATCGAAGCCAATGCCAACTTCCTTGGCGCGATTGGCTACCCTCTTGAGGAAATCCAAGGCAAACATCATTCGATGTTCGTGGACCCGGATTACGTCCGCAGCGAGGCCTACACCGCGTTCTGGCGGGATCTTGCGGCTGGCAAGGCGTTTACGGATCAGTTTCCGCGTGTTGCCAAATCGGGCAAGACGATCTGGATCCAGGCCACCTATGCCCCGGTTCTGGACAGCGAAGGCAAGACGATCCGCGTGATCAAGCTGGCCTCCGATATCACTGCGCGGCAGAACTGTGTTGAGGAAATCTCCAGAGGGCTGGAAGCGCTGAGCGACGGCGACCTCAGCTACCGTGTACCAACAAGTGATCTGCCGGATATGCGGGTGCTTTGCGATGCGTTCAACAAGGCGCAGGACACCTTGATGGGCGCGGTTGAAACGGTGAAAGCTGTGGCCGAGGCCGTGGGCAGCACCGCCTCTGAGATCAGCCAATCCTCCAGCGAATTGTCGCATCGCACCGAAACCCAGGCCGCAACCCTGGAAGAAACGGCAGCGGCGATTGAGGAGCTGACCTCGACCGTGCGCTCGGCCGCTGATGGCGCCCGCGAGGTCGAGGAAATTGTAAGCAACGCCCGCGTCACCGCCGAAGAAAGCGGTGAGGTGGTGAATAGTGCGGTCACGGCCATGTCGCAGATCGAGGAATCATCCGGCAAGATCTCCCAGATCATCTCGGTCATTGACGACATTGCGTTCCAGACCAACCTGCTTGCACTGAACGCCGGCGTTGAAGCCGCGAGAGCAGGCGAGGCAGGGCGCGGGTTTGCCGTTGTGGCCTCCGAAGTGCGGGCGCTGGCGCAGCGGTCCTCTGATGCGGCGGGCGAGATCAAGCAATTGATCACCGAAAGCTCGCAATATGTTGGCAATGGCGTGAAACTGGTGAGCCGGGCGGGGGAAGAGCTGCAAAAGATCATCGGCAGCGTCAGCACGATTTCCGGCCATGTCAGCCAGATCGCAACCGGCGCCGCCGAGCAATCGGTCACGCTGGTGGAAATCAACACGGGCGTCAGCCAGCTGGATCAGGTGACCCAGCACAATGCGGCGATGGTTGAGGAGGCGACGGCTGCCAGCCAGACCCTGTCCAACGACGCCAATGAGCTGACCCGCCAGATCTCCATCTTCAAGACCGGTTCGGGCGGGCAGAACATCGTGTCCTTCGCAAATGGTGGCGCTGGCGGCTATGGTGCGCGGGCTACCGGCTAG
- a CDS encoding alpha/beta fold hydrolase yields the protein MLNTIRHGAPTDKPTLMIAHGLYGSARNWGAIAKRLCDDREVIAVDMRNHGNSTWTESHSYLDLASDLAEVIEQHGGPVDMIGHSMGGKAAMTLALNHPDALRRLLVADIAPVAYGHSQIQFIHAMRQVDLSRVERRSDAEAQLAELGVEKALQSFFTQSLDLPNKRWRLNLDTLERDMPKIMGFPETEAQWDGTTLFLSGAASHYVLAEHRPLIKARFSQSHFAKLPDCGHWLHAENPRAFVATARGFFDA from the coding sequence ATGCTGAACACCATCCGCCATGGCGCCCCGACTGATAAACCCACCTTGATGATCGCGCATGGACTCTATGGATCCGCCCGCAACTGGGGCGCGATTGCCAAGCGGCTCTGTGATGATCGCGAGGTCATCGCCGTCGATATGCGCAACCACGGCAACAGCACCTGGACGGAGAGCCACAGCTATCTCGATCTGGCCAGCGACCTTGCCGAGGTCATCGAGCAGCACGGCGGTCCGGTCGATATGATCGGCCACTCCATGGGCGGCAAGGCGGCGATGACACTCGCGCTCAATCACCCTGACGCGCTGCGCCGTCTCCTGGTCGCCGATATCGCCCCGGTCGCCTATGGCCATAGCCAGATCCAGTTCATCCACGCCATGCGTCAGGTCGATCTGTCACGGGTTGAGCGGCGCTCCGATGCGGAGGCCCAGCTGGCAGAACTGGGGGTCGAAAAAGCTTTGCAGAGCTTCTTCACTCAGTCGCTTGACCTGCCCAACAAACGCTGGCGGCTGAACCTGGACACGCTGGAACGTGATATGCCCAAGATTATGGGTTTTCCCGAAACCGAGGCGCAATGGGACGGCACCACGCTGTTTCTCTCCGGCGCTGCATCCCACTATGTCCTCGCCGAGCACCGCCCCTTGATCAAAGCCCGCTTCAGCCAGTCGCATTTCGCCAAGCTTCCGGACTGCGGCCATTGGCTTCATGCAGAAAACCCGCGCGCATTTGTTGCCACAGCCCGCGGGTTCTTTGACGCCTGA
- a CDS encoding TetR/AcrR family transcriptional regulator has translation MASKAEIRKQELREKLVAAAEIRIRRDGAGALRARDLATDAGCAVGAIYNAFDDMNAIVMAVNGRTFQALGLAVQRSLVGAQTQAPTDRLILMSHAYLGFAAENTRLWRALFDVRAEEVEVPDWYRAALEKLFANIAAPVAEIFPDKAPEDLALMVRALFSAVHGIVLLGLESRISGVPIAKIERMISEVLSRLA, from the coding sequence ATGGCGAGCAAGGCCGAAATCCGCAAGCAAGAGTTGCGCGAAAAGCTGGTGGCAGCGGCCGAGATCCGCATTCGCCGCGACGGGGCAGGGGCGCTGCGGGCACGTGATCTGGCGACCGATGCAGGCTGTGCAGTTGGGGCCATCTACAACGCTTTCGACGACATGAATGCCATCGTGATGGCTGTCAACGGGCGGACTTTTCAGGCGCTGGGGCTGGCGGTGCAGCGATCGCTGGTTGGCGCGCAGACGCAGGCGCCAACGGACCGGCTGATCCTGATGAGCCACGCCTATCTGGGGTTTGCGGCTGAAAACACGCGGCTCTGGCGGGCCTTGTTCGATGTTCGGGCGGAGGAGGTCGAGGTGCCCGACTGGTACAGGGCGGCGCTGGAGAAACTATTTGCCAATATTGCCGCGCCTGTTGCCGAGATTTTTCCTGATAAGGCGCCTGAGGATCTGGCGCTCATGGTGCGGGCGCTGTTCTCGGCGGTGCATGGAATCGTGCTTCTGGGGCTGGAGAGCCGGATCTCCGGGGTTCCGATCGCCAAGATCGAGCGGATGATTTCCGAGGTATTATCGCGACTTGCATGA
- a CDS encoding PspA/IM30 family protein — protein sequence MFATIKTLIRGIDARAEERLSDTYAIDLIDQKIRTSEADLARAKQVLAGLIQKSRMETRQLDAVTLRIADLLERAQAALREGREDLAQTAAAAIAELENEQAMRRRTVDMLEQRGLQLRQSVEASHRRLMDLKQGAIAARATRKAQHAHGGMARSAGSGDTLGEAEALINRVMSAEDPFEQSAILKDIETGLSHGSVADDLADAGFGKPTRSTAADVLARLHAKA from the coding sequence ATGTTTGCAACGATTAAGACCCTGATCCGAGGCATTGATGCACGTGCCGAGGAACGGTTGAGCGACACCTATGCGATTGATCTGATCGACCAGAAGATCCGCACCAGCGAAGCAGATCTGGCCCGTGCGAAGCAGGTTCTGGCCGGGTTGATCCAGAAATCCCGTATGGAAACCCGGCAGCTGGATGCGGTGACGCTGCGGATTGCGGATCTGTTGGAGCGGGCGCAGGCAGCGCTGAGAGAGGGGCGGGAGGATCTGGCCCAGACAGCTGCCGCCGCGATAGCCGAGCTGGAGAATGAACAGGCCATGCGCCGCCGTACCGTCGATATGCTGGAGCAGCGCGGCCTGCAATTGCGCCAGTCGGTCGAGGCCAGCCATCGTCGCCTCATGGATCTGAAACAGGGCGCCATCGCGGCCCGCGCCACCCGCAAGGCGCAACATGCGCATGGCGGCATGGCCCGCAGCGCCGGTTCCGGTGACACGCTGGGAGAGGCCGAAGCCCTGATCAATCGGGTGATGTCTGCCGAAGACCCCTTTGAACAGAGTGCGATCCTCAAAGACATCGAAACCGGGCTGAGCCATGGCTCGGTGGCCGACGATCTGGCTGATGCAGGGTTTGGGAAGCCGACCCGCAGTACTGCTGCCGATGTGCTGGCACGGCTGCACGCAAAAGCCTGA
- the glyA gene encoding serine hydroxymethyltransferase — MTETTSRDPGFFTQSLAERDPELFGSITDELGRQRDEIELIASENIVSAAVMEAQGSVLTNKYAEGYPGRRYYGGCQYVDVAENLAIDRAKQLFNCEFANVQPNSGSQANQGVFQALIQPGDTILGMDLASGGHLTHGARPNQSGKWFNAIHYGVREDNNLIDYDQVEALALEHQPKLIIAGGSAIPRVIDFARFREIADKVGAYLHVDMAHFAGLVAAGEHPSPFPHAHVATTTTHKTLRGPRGGMILTNDADIAKKVNSAIFPGIQGGPLMHVIAAKAVAFGEALRPEFKDYQKQVRANAVALADQLIKGGLDIVTGGTDTHVMLVDLRPKGVTGNIVDKALGRAHITTNKNGIPFDPEKPTVTSGIRLGTPAGTTRGFGEAEFREIADLIIEVVDGLAANGEDGNAAVEASVREKVAALCARFPLYPNH, encoded by the coding sequence ATGACCGAGACCACCTCCCGCGACCCCGGTTTTTTTACCCAATCCCTCGCAGAGCGCGACCCGGAGCTGTTCGGCTCGATCACGGATGAGCTCGGCCGTCAGCGCGACGAGATTGAGTTGATTGCATCGGAGAACATCGTTTCCGCCGCCGTGATGGAGGCTCAGGGCTCCGTTCTGACCAACAAATACGCCGAAGGCTACCCGGGGCGTCGCTACTATGGTGGCTGCCAATATGTTGATGTTGCAGAAAATCTTGCCATCGACCGCGCAAAACAGCTGTTCAACTGCGAATTTGCAAACGTTCAGCCCAACTCCGGTTCGCAGGCCAACCAGGGTGTGTTCCAGGCGTTGATCCAGCCCGGCGACACCATCCTGGGGATGGACCTCGCCTCTGGTGGCCACCTCACTCACGGTGCGCGTCCCAACCAGTCTGGCAAATGGTTCAACGCCATCCACTACGGTGTGCGTGAAGACAACAACCTGATCGACTATGATCAGGTCGAAGCGCTGGCGCTGGAGCATCAGCCCAAGCTGATCATCGCCGGTGGTTCCGCCATTCCGCGGGTGATTGACTTTGCCCGCTTCCGCGAGATCGCGGACAAGGTTGGCGCCTATCTGCACGTCGACATGGCGCATTTCGCCGGTCTGGTTGCGGCGGGTGAACACCCCTCGCCCTTCCCCCATGCCCATGTTGCGACCACCACCACGCATAAGACCCTGCGCGGTCCGCGCGGTGGCATGATCCTGACCAATGACGCCGATATCGCCAAGAAAGTGAACTCCGCGATCTTCCCCGGCATCCAGGGTGGCCCGCTGATGCATGTGATCGCCGCCAAGGCCGTCGCATTCGGTGAAGCACTGCGCCCCGAGTTCAAAGACTACCAGAAGCAGGTGCGGGCCAATGCCGTCGCGCTGGCCGATCAGCTGATCAAGGGCGGTCTGGACATCGTCACTGGCGGCACCGACACCCATGTGATGCTGGTCGACCTGCGCCCGAAAGGCGTGACCGGCAATATCGTGGACAAGGCTCTGGGCCGCGCCCATATCACCACCAACAAGAACGGCATTCCGTTTGACCCGGAGAAGCCGACCGTGACCTCCGGTATCCGTCTCGGTACCCCGGCAGGCACCACCCGTGGTTTTGGTGAAGCCGAGTTCCGCGAGATTGCCGATCTTATCATCGAGGTGGTCGACGGCCTGGCAGCCAATGGTGAAGATGGCAACGCCGCTGTTGAGGCATCGGTACGCGAGAAAGTGGCCGCCCTCTGCGCCCGCTTCCCGCTCTACCCGAACCACTGA
- a CDS encoding NAD kinase, producing the protein MTMRIAFLASRAPVAQSAQAEMVARYGNVPKEEADVIVALGGDGFMLDTLHDTIDLSAPVYGMNRGTIGFLMNEYGVVDLIARLMAAEEEIINPLSMVALDAEGQTHRALAINEVSLLRAGPQAAKLKISVDDRQRMAELVCDGALVSTPAGSTAYNYSAHGPILPIGSDVLALTAIAAFRPRRWRGALLPSNATVRFDVLEPEKRPVIAAADSVSFANVVQVEIATQTRIRHKILFDPGHGLEERLISEQFT; encoded by the coding sequence ATGACAATGAGAATCGCCTTTCTGGCCAGCCGGGCTCCGGTGGCGCAGTCAGCTCAAGCCGAGATGGTCGCACGCTACGGAAACGTGCCCAAGGAAGAGGCGGATGTGATCGTTGCGCTTGGCGGCGATGGCTTCATGCTCGACACGCTGCACGACACGATTGATCTGTCGGCGCCGGTCTATGGCATGAACCGAGGTACTATCGGCTTTTTGATGAATGAATATGGCGTCGTTGACCTGATCGCGCGGCTGATGGCAGCCGAGGAAGAGATTATTAACCCGCTGTCCATGGTCGCACTGGATGCAGAAGGGCAGACGCATCGGGCTCTGGCTATCAATGAGGTTTCATTGCTGCGGGCCGGTCCGCAGGCAGCCAAGCTGAAGATCTCTGTTGATGATCGTCAGCGTATGGCGGAACTGGTCTGTGACGGGGCGCTTGTATCAACGCCAGCGGGGTCGACGGCCTATAATTATTCGGCGCATGGTCCCATTTTGCCCATCGGTTCGGATGTGCTGGCATTGACCGCAATCGCCGCCTTTCGTCCGCGCCGCTGGCGCGGTGCCTTGCTGCCCAGCAATGCAACAGTGCGGTTTGATGTGCTGGAACCTGAGAAACGGCCCGTGATTGCGGCCGCGGATTCCGTTTCTTTTGCCAATGTTGTTCAGGTTGAGATCGCAACCCAGACCAGGATCCGCCACAAGATCCTGTTCGACCCCGGCCATGGGCTGGAGGAACGGTTGATTTCGGAGCAATTCACCTAA